A genomic window from Ideonella sp. WA131b includes:
- a CDS encoding D-amino acid dehydrogenase, whose translation MNVIVLGAGLLGVTSAYYLRQLGHDVTVVDRQATPAAETSFANGGQISVSHAEPWANPGAPLKLLKWLGREDAPLLFRLRADARQWLWGLQFLRECTPGRTRHNIEQIVRLGTYSRAALQALRAERGLQYDQRTQGILHFYTSQKEFDAAEAPAAQLRALGCERRVISADEAVALEPALRHIRPQLAGATYTAEDESGDANRFARELVQRCVDDGVQFRMSHTVTALRTAGGAIDHVEATDNEGRFQRLRADAYVLAMGSLSPLLAAPLGIRLPIYPAKGYSVTMPVKDAAMAHQVSLTDDEYKLVFSRLTTPATASSPAGDRLRIAGTAELNGYDRDLNRVRCEAIVRRVEQLFPGAGDAEQAQFWTGLRPATPSNLPIIGCSKLPNLFLNTGHGTLGWTHACGSGKSIARIVSGLVPEVDFAFTGERPPRRPMVQGAMRPT comes from the coding sequence ATGAACGTGATCGTGCTCGGCGCCGGCCTGCTCGGCGTCACCTCCGCCTACTACCTGCGCCAGCTCGGCCACGACGTGACCGTGGTCGACCGCCAGGCCACGCCCGCGGCCGAGACCAGCTTCGCCAACGGCGGCCAGATCTCGGTGAGCCATGCCGAGCCCTGGGCCAACCCGGGCGCGCCGCTGAAACTGCTGAAGTGGCTGGGGCGCGAGGACGCGCCGCTGCTGTTCCGCCTGCGCGCCGACGCGCGCCAGTGGCTGTGGGGCCTGCAGTTCCTGCGCGAGTGCACGCCGGGCCGCACGCGCCACAACATCGAGCAGATCGTGCGCCTGGGCACCTACAGCCGCGCCGCGCTGCAGGCGCTGCGCGCCGAGCGCGGCCTGCAGTACGACCAGCGCACGCAAGGCATCCTGCACTTCTACACGAGCCAGAAGGAGTTCGACGCCGCCGAGGCGCCTGCGGCGCAGCTGCGCGCACTCGGCTGCGAGCGCCGCGTGATCAGCGCCGACGAGGCCGTGGCGCTGGAGCCCGCGCTGCGCCACATCCGCCCGCAGCTGGCCGGCGCCACCTACACGGCCGAAGACGAGAGCGGCGACGCCAACCGCTTTGCGCGCGAGCTGGTGCAGCGCTGCGTGGACGACGGCGTGCAGTTCCGCATGAGCCACACGGTGACGGCGCTGCGCACGGCCGGCGGCGCCATCGACCATGTGGAGGCCACCGACAACGAAGGCCGCTTCCAGCGCCTGCGCGCCGACGCCTACGTGCTGGCCATGGGCAGCCTGAGCCCCCTGCTGGCGGCGCCGCTGGGCATCCGGCTGCCGATCTACCCGGCCAAGGGCTACTCGGTCACGATGCCGGTGAAGGACGCCGCCATGGCGCACCAGGTGTCGCTCACCGACGACGAGTACAAGCTCGTGTTCTCGAGGCTCACGACGCCGGCCACGGCGTCATCGCCCGCGGGCGACCGCCTGCGCATCGCCGGCACGGCCGAGCTCAACGGCTACGACCGCGACTTGAACCGCGTGCGCTGCGAGGCCATCGTCCGGCGCGTGGAGCAGCTGTTCCCGGGCGCGGGCGATGCCGAGCAGGCGCAGTTCTGGACCGGCCTGCGCCCGGCCACGCCGAGCAACCTGCCCATCATCGGTTGCTCGAAGCTGCCCAACCTCTTCCTCAACACCGGCCACGGCACCCTGGGCTGGACGCACGCCTGCGGCTCGGGCAAGAGCATCGCGCGCATCGTCAGCGGGCTCGTGCCCGAGGTGGACTTCGCGTTCACGGGCGAACGCCCGCCGCGGCGGCCGATGGTTCAGGGCGCGATGCGGCCGACCTGA